The following are from one region of the Ignavibacteriota bacterium genome:
- the xerD gene encoding site-specific tyrosine recombinase XerD, with translation MDVFLREYLASLKLERNLSENTIASYKNDLTSLLNFLNDSGVDDPSQINSKMLNDFFILLTKLGLSSRSSARYYSSLKGFFGYLIASSYIEANPMEKISAPKVSKGLPNVLNINEIEAILSQPDTSKKLGLRDKALLETFYACGLRVSELINLKISDLFLNEEMIRVFGKGSKERFVPIGSSAINWITEYLKNSRPLLEKKAKSQHVLFLNSRGTKLSRMGVWKIVDSNAKLAGIKKEVHPHTFRHSFATHLLEGGADLRAVQEMLGHVDISTTQIYTHIDRDYIKQVHKDYHPRG, from the coding sequence ATGGATGTTTTTTTAAGAGAATACCTGGCATCACTGAAACTAGAAAGAAATCTTTCCGAAAATACAATCGCATCCTATAAAAATGACCTCACGTCGTTACTGAACTTTTTGAATGATTCAGGAGTTGATGATCCTTCGCAGATAAATTCAAAAATGCTGAATGACTTTTTTATTTTATTGACTAAACTCGGATTGAGCAGCAGGTCATCTGCAAGATATTATTCATCGTTGAAAGGTTTCTTCGGCTATCTAATTGCAAGCAGTTACATTGAAGCAAATCCGATGGAAAAAATATCCGCACCGAAAGTGAGTAAAGGATTACCGAACGTTCTAAACATCAATGAAATTGAAGCGATACTTTCCCAGCCGGATACGAGTAAAAAACTTGGATTGAGAGATAAAGCACTTCTCGAAACATTTTATGCCTGCGGACTTCGTGTTTCCGAGCTTATTAATCTTAAAATATCAGATCTTTTTTTGAATGAAGAGATGATAAGAGTTTTTGGCAAAGGCTCGAAGGAAAGGTTTGTACCGATTGGCTCTTCTGCTATTAACTGGATTACCGAATATCTGAAAAACAGCAGACCATTGCTTGAGAAGAAAGCAAAAAGTCAGCACGTTTTATTTTTGAACAGCAGGGGAACGAAACTATCACGAATGGGGGTCTGGAAAATTGTTGACAGCAATGCAAAGTTAGCGGGAATAAAAAAAGAAGTTCATCCGCATACGTTCAGACATTCATTTGCAACTCACTTGCTTGAAGGTGGTGCTGATCTGCGTGCTGTTCAGGAAATGCTTGGTCACGTTGATATTTCCACAACGCAGATTTATACTCATATTGACAGAGATTATATAAAACAGGTTCACAAAGATTATCATCCGAGGGGTTAA
- a CDS encoding T9SS type A sorting domain-containing protein: protein MSFQPSTFGHLDTNGGVTLYWYTGDDLDIKKVINDGTRWDHSSTEFIPSIQTNARFVNSIDKDLPYDFAYFWTSAGDAPYDCNTCIGCEENQDDFGDADSLETFRRAEFSNSALDAILSLQLGNFQLKDINNNSYPLEPEELDANFTFQNFSDVLNVLFSDSIPRSNLYKKIAFEYEAVIKNLSKIKAINTNDVSLKLKLIDRTTGNTLYTSDSYTLPLDSIKRTISGNLTIPFNRLNQRYDLSVKLILEGVAEEYFNQTENINLVNTYLSCSEYLGKENKTKNNISPLTDYKLEQNYPNPFNPSTQIKYSIANNGFVAMKIYDILGREVEVLVNEEKPEGTYTINFNASHLSSGIYFYQVKTNNFIDTKKMILLR from the coding sequence ATGAGTTTTCAGCCGTCAACATTTGGACACCTTGATACAAACGGAGGTGTTACACTTTATTGGTATACTGGTGATGACCTGGATATTAAGAAAGTTATTAATGACGGCACACGGTGGGATCATTCGTCTACTGAGTTTATTCCTTCTATACAGACAAATGCAAGATTTGTTAACTCCATTGATAAAGATTTACCATATGATTTTGCTTATTTCTGGACTTCTGCGGGTGATGCACCATACGATTGTAATACTTGTATCGGTTGTGAAGAAAATCAGGATGATTTTGGAGACGCCGATTCACTTGAGACGTTCAGGCGAGCAGAATTCAGTAACTCAGCACTTGACGCCATTCTCTCTTTGCAGCTCGGTAATTTTCAATTAAAAGACATTAACAATAACAGTTATCCTCTGGAACCAGAAGAACTTGATGCAAACTTTACTTTTCAGAATTTTAGTGATGTGCTTAACGTTTTATTCAGTGATTCTATTCCGCGGTCAAATTTGTATAAAAAAATCGCATTTGAGTACGAAGCTGTAATAAAGAACTTGTCTAAAATAAAAGCAATCAATACAAACGATGTTTCCTTAAAATTAAAATTAATTGACAGAACAACAGGAAATACTTTATATACTTCTGATTCTTATACACTTCCATTGGATTCAATAAAAAGAACAATATCAGGTAACCTGACAATCCCATTTAATAGGTTAAATCAGCGGTACGATTTAAGTGTTAAATTGATACTTGAAGGTGTTGCTGAAGAATATTTCAATCAAACTGAAAACATAAATCTGGTGAATACATATTTATCTTGTAGTGAGTATTTAGGTAAGGAAAACAAAACGAAAAATAATATTAGTCCTTTGACTGATTATAAATTGGAGCAGAATTACCCAAATCCTTTTAATCCTAGCACTCAAATCAAATATTCTATTGCTAATAATGGTTTTGTTGCAATGAAAATATATGATATTCTTGGAAGGGAAGTTGAAGTGCTTGTTAATGAAGAAAAACCAGAAGGCACATATACAATAAATTTTAATGCCAGTCATCTATCGAGCGGTATATACTTTTATCAAGTGAAAACAAATAATTTTATTGACACAAAGAAGATGATCCTGCTAAGATAA
- a CDS encoding T9SS type A sorting domain-containing protein produces the protein MIPEILKIRKRTLRIWLILILSNSSFLLSQPQNITTPMNEGVTPERDFSYYKNLYSEFNLNQSVDSNLTQLSHFAIGPCMDVVVEGNLAYAGNGGYFQVINISNPSEPIVLGEVLLPEGIVYDIEINGSYAYLLAPFTVIDITDPYNPEIIFFELISGGLDEIYIQGNHAYLGGFSSISIVDIEDPHNPDVLGYAGTSGEMVNSIAIYDNYLYATTYDGLVIDIFDITDKNNPVWVNGKFIGYVGGGLFVKDTLLYAGCLSQPQFRIYNISNPLNPNLLTGLKFEDVPIEISVKDTIAFASLYTKGFSIINITNNNPVEIEHINTNYSPFTFNHSVGENNLLISFYSGFDIVNIENIDSTFYLGSFFTSDFITRIDKINNLLYSASYYGGLKIIDYSNPVKLKVIGQYQDKSAYKDLEVSDSITYVLTDHSLVIINTKNPLNPFFISELEFNKSFRDAGALLLIDTILIASMDKDYFGIINIEDPYVPALIDSFSAIGFIMDLGFKDGILFSSEKHMGTQLYDLKTKPPINITSLTEGLSLSLLIKNNLLFCFMGGLYIYNIENPSSPLLIKNYFPFSSGIGSADITIINDFLFLGLSRNLEAINISDSTDPYLEGYIREVDVSAVAASGNLVFVGNRSRGIIVYKADFITSIENEIFTSLSELTFFQNYPNPFNSSTNISYYLPQSGTVTLKVFDILGREIETLVDEYQFEGRREIQFNSPKLASGVYFLQLSTEMGVINKKIILTK, from the coding sequence ATGATACCGGAAATTTTGAAAATTAGGAAAAGAACGCTACGTATTTGGTTGATTTTAATCTTATCTAATTCATCATTCCTCCTTTCTCAACCGCAAAATATTACAACACCAATGAATGAAGGAGTTACTCCTGAAAGAGATTTTAGTTACTACAAGAATTTGTATTCTGAGTTTAACTTAAATCAATCAGTTGACAGCAACTTAACACAACTAAGCCATTTTGCAATCGGGCCCTGTATGGATGTAGTAGTTGAAGGTAATTTGGCTTACGCTGGCAATGGAGGATACTTTCAGGTTATAAATATAAGTAATCCTTCTGAACCAATAGTGTTGGGTGAAGTCTTATTGCCTGAAGGAATTGTTTATGATATCGAAATTAATGGAAGTTATGCTTACCTCCTTGCACCATTTACAGTTATTGATATTACAGATCCATATAACCCAGAAATTATTTTTTTTGAATTAATTAGTGGTGGTTTGGATGAAATTTATATTCAAGGAAATCATGCTTACCTGGGAGGATTCTCATCGATTAGTATAGTGGATATTGAAGACCCCCACAATCCTGATGTGTTAGGTTACGCTGGAACATCGGGGGAGATGGTAAATTCAATTGCCATTTATGATAACTATTTATATGCAACAACATACGATGGTTTAGTGATTGATATTTTTGATATTACTGATAAAAACAACCCTGTCTGGGTTAATGGTAAATTTATTGGATATGTTGGAGGAGGTTTATTCGTTAAAGATACACTGTTATATGCAGGCTGCCTTTCTCAACCCCAATTTAGAATTTATAATATTTCTAACCCTTTAAACCCAAATTTATTAACAGGTTTGAAGTTTGAGGATGTGCCCATTGAAATATCAGTTAAAGATACAATTGCATTTGCTTCTTTGTATACTAAAGGGTTTTCTATAATTAATATAACAAATAATAATCCTGTAGAGATTGAGCATATAAATACAAATTATTCTCCATTTACTTTTAATCATTCAGTTGGTGAAAATAATCTTCTAATTTCTTTCTATTCAGGTTTTGATATTGTAAATATTGAGAATATTGACTCAACATTTTATTTGGGGTCATTTTTTACATCAGATTTTATCACAAGGATTGATAAAATAAATAATTTATTATATAGCGCTTCTTATTATGGCGGATTAAAAATTATTGACTATTCTAACCCTGTAAAATTGAAAGTCATTGGACAATATCAGGATAAATCAGCTTATAAAGATTTAGAAGTAAGTGATAGTATAACCTACGTTCTAACCGATCATTCCTTAGTTATTATAAATACAAAAAATCCTTTAAATCCATTTTTTATCTCGGAGTTAGAGTTTAATAAATCATTTAGGGATGCGGGAGCATTGCTTTTAATTGATACAATTCTAATAGCTTCAATGGATAAAGATTATTTTGGTATTATTAATATTGAAGATCCCTATGTACCTGCCTTAATTGACAGCTTTTCAGCAATAGGATTTATTATGGATTTAGGATTTAAGGATGGAATTTTATTTAGTTCTGAAAAACATATGGGGACACAACTTTATGATTTAAAAACTAAGCCACCTATTAATATTACTTCTCTTACAGAAGGATTATCACTTTCTCTATTAATAAAAAACAATCTGTTATTTTGTTTTATGGGTGGACTTTATATATATAATATAGAAAATCCATCATCACCATTATTAATAAAAAATTATTTCCCTTTCAGTTCGGGAATTGGGTCAGCTGACATAACCATAATAAATGATTTTTTATTTTTAGGATTAAGCAGGAATTTAGAAGCAATAAATATTTCTGATTCAACTGATCCATACTTAGAAGGATATATAAGAGAAGTTGATGTCTCTGCTGTAGCCGCATCTGGCAATCTGGTTTTTGTGGGAAACAGAAGCAGAGGAATAATTGTGTATAAGGCAGATTTTATAACTTCGATTGAAAATGAAATTTTTACATCACTATCGGAATTAACTTTTTTCCAGAACTATCCAAATCCATTTAACAGCAGTACAAATATCTCCTATTATTTGCCTCAATCAGGAACTGTTACATTAAAAGTTTTTGATATACTTGGCAGGGAAATAGAAACTTTGGTTGATGAATATCAATTTGAAGGGAGAAGAGAAATACAATTCAACTCCCCAAAATTAGCTTCAGGAGTTTATTTCTTACAATTGAGCACTGAAATGGGTGTAATTAATAAAAAAATTATATTAACGAAGTAA
- a CDS encoding ABC transporter ATP-binding protein — protein sequence MKVFWRFFKYLKPYIKPLAAANFFMLLFVIFSLASIGLVMPFIDLLFNQSPDKLSTEVSFSIVNIKEWLSYQLNQFVQSYSKIELVTYLCVLIILVFLLKNLFSYLQTWFMSFVEQGIIRDIRLQLYTHFHKLSLGYFTEEKKGILISRIINDVQIIKDSMIAVINSIFRDPPLIIIFSAVLFIFNWQLTLLIFALLPVTGFILAKISDSLKRKSIRSQERIAEITSILDETFGAMRIVKAFGMEQYEVERFREEEKKYFNLLTTLVRRRALASPITETLGVITISIILYFIGSQIVQGKSDMTPGAFFVFLGIFFQMMPSIKLIGQVFNSIQEGIAASERVFSILDTTPKIVDAPNAVELKSFNKKIQFQNVSFKYEKSDLVLSNINVEINKGEVLAIVGPSGAGKSSLVDLIPRFYDVTGGQVLIDDIDIRNISMKSLRSFIGVVTQETILFNDTIRNNIAYGLQDVPMDRIIEAAKAANADNFIQPLKDGYETVIGDRGTKLSGGERQRLSIARALLKNPPILILDEATSSLDTESEVLVQQAIERLMKGRTSIVIAHRLSTIQKANKIIVISDGEIVEEGAHEELLLRNGLYHKLYYMQFKLNEK from the coding sequence ATGAAAGTTTTTTGGCGATTCTTTAAATATCTTAAGCCGTACATCAAACCTCTCGCTGCTGCAAATTTTTTCATGCTGCTATTTGTTATTTTCAGTCTTGCTTCAATCGGTCTTGTTATGCCGTTTATAGATCTGTTATTTAATCAATCACCTGACAAACTAAGTACCGAAGTCAGTTTCAGTATCGTCAATATCAAGGAGTGGCTCTCATATCAATTGAATCAGTTTGTTCAATCATACTCAAAAATTGAACTCGTTACATATTTATGCGTCCTGATAATTCTCGTCTTCCTGCTTAAAAATCTCTTTTCATATTTGCAGACATGGTTTATGTCTTTCGTTGAGCAGGGAATAATAAGAGATATCAGGCTCCAGCTATATACTCACTTTCACAAATTATCTCTCGGTTATTTCACGGAAGAGAAAAAGGGGATATTAATTTCAAGAATAATTAATGACGTCCAGATAATAAAAGATTCAATGATAGCGGTAATAAATAGTATTTTCCGGGATCCTCCGCTCATCATAATTTTTTCTGCTGTACTTTTTATTTTCAACTGGCAGTTGACATTACTGATTTTTGCATTACTTCCTGTTACAGGATTTATACTTGCTAAAATAAGCGACTCATTGAAAAGAAAAAGCATCAGATCACAGGAAAGAATTGCAGAAATCACTTCGATACTCGATGAAACTTTTGGTGCGATGAGAATTGTAAAAGCCTTTGGGATGGAACAATATGAAGTAGAAAGATTTCGTGAAGAAGAAAAAAAATATTTTAACCTGCTTACAACTCTAGTAAGAAGAAGAGCTCTTGCTTCTCCAATAACAGAAACTCTTGGAGTTATAACTATATCAATAATACTTTACTTTATTGGCAGCCAGATTGTGCAGGGCAAAAGCGATATGACTCCGGGTGCATTCTTTGTATTCCTTGGAATATTTTTCCAGATGATGCCTTCAATAAAACTGATTGGACAGGTTTTTAACAGCATACAGGAAGGTATTGCTGCATCAGAGAGAGTTTTTTCAATTCTTGATACAACTCCAAAAATAGTTGACGCTCCAAATGCTGTTGAATTAAAATCTTTTAATAAGAAAATTCAATTTCAGAACGTTAGTTTCAAATATGAAAAAAGTGATTTAGTGCTTAGTAACATCAATGTGGAAATAAATAAAGGAGAAGTTTTGGCAATAGTTGGGCCCAGCGGAGCCGGAAAATCCAGCCTCGTTGATCTTATCCCGCGCTTTTATGATGTTACAGGCGGGCAAGTACTGATTGACGATATAGATATTAGAAATATCTCAATGAAATCGCTTCGCTCTTTTATTGGTGTTGTTACTCAGGAAACAATATTATTCAATGACACAATAAGAAATAACATCGCTTATGGATTACAAGACGTTCCGATGGATCGAATAATTGAAGCTGCAAAAGCTGCTAATGCAGATAATTTTATTCAACCGTTGAAAGACGGTTATGAAACGGTTATTGGTGATCGCGGAACCAAATTATCTGGTGGAGAAAGACAACGCCTTTCCATTGCGCGTGCATTGTTAAAAAATCCTCCGATATTAATACTTGATGAGGCAACTTCATCTCTTGATACAGAATCTGAAGTGTTGGTTCAGCAGGCAATTGAAAGATTAATGAAAGGAAGAACTTCAATCGTTATTGCACACAGATTATCTACTATTCAAAAAGCAAATAAAATTATTGTGATCAGCGACGGCGAAATTGTTGAAGAGGGCGCACACGAGGAACTTTTATTAAGGAACGGTCTTTATCACAAACTCTATTATATGCAGTTCAAACTCAACGAAAAATGA
- a CDS encoding tetratricopeptide repeat protein, protein MLYLIGAIALLIIVYGLILFFKRGNKEFEAKLSLREKTELEKILEKQVNEEQAVDKKVPEKEIPVEVQKSEDLFPKEELIFPSKDINAEINRYATYIDFNNLKVQNSIRNGVENFNNLDYKKALEEFSLAIETNPHEITGFYCRGLTKFQLKNHESALSDFTECINLKMKEPNAFYYKGLSYFFLDDMDNAILNLKSYINSVSDSPEAYFDLALCLKQKENTSEAINYLSKAIEINPKYEVAYLERGLLKHKMNDVDGGCADLKKALDLGYLGAFYYVNELCKKEDS, encoded by the coding sequence ATGCTGTATCTGATTGGCGCAATAGCGTTACTCATAATTGTTTATGGATTAATACTTTTCTTTAAAAGAGGAAATAAAGAATTCGAGGCAAAATTATCTTTGCGCGAAAAAACCGAACTTGAAAAAATACTTGAAAAGCAGGTTAATGAAGAACAGGCAGTGGATAAAAAAGTTCCTGAAAAGGAAATTCCTGTAGAAGTTCAGAAATCAGAGGATCTCTTTCCAAAGGAAGAACTTATTTTTCCATCAAAAGATATTAATGCTGAAATAAACAGGTATGCTACATATATTGATTTTAATAACTTGAAAGTGCAGAATTCAATAAGGAACGGCGTAGAAAATTTTAATAATCTGGATTACAAGAAAGCTTTAGAAGAATTCAGTCTTGCTATTGAGACTAATCCGCACGAAATTACCGGATTTTACTGCCGTGGGCTAACAAAGTTTCAACTAAAAAATCACGAGAGTGCACTTAGTGATTTTACAGAATGTATAAACTTAAAAATGAAAGAACCAAATGCATTCTATTACAAAGGATTGTCCTACTTTTTTCTCGACGATATGGATAATGCGATTCTTAATCTCAAAAGTTATATAAATTCTGTTAGCGATTCTCCGGAAGCTTATTTTGATCTTGCGCTCTGTTTGAAACAAAAGGAAAATACTTCAGAAGCAATCAATTACCTTTCGAAGGCAATAGAAATTAATCCAAAGTATGAAGTTGCATACCTTGAAAGAGGACTTTTAAAACACAAAATGAACGATGTTGATGGTGGGTGCGCAGATTTGAAAAAGGCTCTTGATTTGGGTTACCTTGGTGCTTTTTATTATGTAAATGAATTGTGTAAGAAAGAAGATTCGTAA
- a CDS encoding glycosyltransferase family 2 protein produces MKVSGFTIIRNGIKYFYPFREAILSILPLCDELIVNVGDSEDKTFEAVKSIDSNKIKIISRTWDMTLREGGKLLSVETNAALTECSGDWGVYIQADEILHEKYLDTVMIAMKKYFSNDNVEGLRFRYKHFYGSYDYVQDNYRNWYFKESRVIKLNKDIVSWGDATNFKHKVGSSINSVDIDAEIYHYGWVRPPDTMMMKRKDFHKLYHTDEEINQSPLTSLKFDDLGNLIKFKGTHPEVMKTRIEMTNWEFDAKLDQQRPDWIRRILVFLFPLTKRLKKILNFQK; encoded by the coding sequence ATGAAAGTAAGCGGTTTCACAATAATAAGAAATGGTATAAAGTATTTTTATCCTTTCCGTGAAGCTATTCTAAGTATTCTTCCGCTGTGTGACGAGCTGATTGTAAATGTCGGTGACTCTGAAGATAAAACTTTTGAAGCAGTAAAATCGATTGATAGTAACAAGATCAAAATAATCAGCAGAACATGGGATATGACATTGCGCGAAGGGGGAAAGTTATTATCTGTTGAAACAAATGCAGCTTTAACAGAATGTTCTGGTGATTGGGGAGTTTATATCCAGGCAGATGAAATTCTCCACGAAAAGTATCTTGATACAGTAATGATCGCTATGAAGAAATATTTCAGTAACGATAATGTTGAAGGATTACGATTCAGATACAAACATTTCTACGGAAGCTATGATTACGTTCAGGATAACTACAGAAATTGGTATTTCAAAGAAAGCCGGGTCATCAAACTTAACAAAGATATTGTGTCGTGGGGCGATGCAACGAACTTTAAACATAAAGTCGGCTCATCAATAAATTCTGTTGACATAGATGCTGAAATATATCATTACGGTTGGGTCAGACCACCGGATACAATGATGATGAAAAGAAAAGACTTTCACAAACTTTATCACACAGACGAAGAAATAAACCAATCTCCACTTACTTCGCTTAAATTTGATGACCTCGGAAATCTGATAAAGTTTAAAGGTACTCATCCTGAAGTAATGAAAACCCGAATTGAAATGACTAACTGGGAATTTGATGCAAAGCTCGATCAGCAGCGACCTGATTGGATCAGGAGAATCCTGGTTTTTCTTTTCCCACTCACGAAGAGACTTAAAAAAATATTAAACTTTCAAAAGTAG
- a CDS encoding HAD family hydrolase, giving the protein MLKEIDITSLKNLKLIVSDIDGTLLNDNGEIGSESKKLIRELMKENVIISLATGRLHSATIEIAKQLSLNGYIISLDGALIKSYISDKRIFESYLKKRHLQKAIKLSEELLINIALCHGDTIYYTENNSILPSLLSKYGAIYTKVGSYSDYIADTLEIVCSSDIKNSIKRMENKFRFPNTIGCSTSYFRSKKNENIFYLEIRKAGCSKGKAFRRLLRHLSLKHQQAAVLGDWYNDLPMFQTNGIKAAVANAIPELISAADFITTRSNNDDGTAEFFEMVLKSKRDKNG; this is encoded by the coding sequence TTGTTGAAAGAAATTGACATTACATCTCTGAAAAATTTAAAGCTTATCGTATCAGATATTGACGGAACTCTTTTGAATGATAATGGGGAAATAGGATCTGAAAGTAAAAAATTAATCCGGGAGCTGATGAAGGAAAATGTAATCATCTCACTGGCAACAGGCAGACTTCATTCTGCAACGATAGAGATTGCAAAACAACTTTCGCTGAACGGATATATTATATCGCTTGATGGTGCTCTGATAAAAAGTTATATCAGTGATAAAAGAATATTTGAATCATACCTTAAAAAACGACACTTACAAAAAGCCATCAAGCTATCGGAAGAATTGCTTATTAATATTGCACTTTGTCATGGAGACACTATTTATTATACGGAAAATAATTCTATATTACCTTCACTGCTCAGCAAGTATGGTGCGATCTATACGAAAGTAGGTTCTTATTCAGATTACATTGCAGATACGCTTGAAATTGTCTGTTCAAGCGATATAAAAAATTCAATTAAAAGAATGGAAAATAAATTCAGATTTCCGAATACAATTGGCTGCAGCACTTCATATTTTCGAAGTAAGAAAAATGAAAATATTTTTTATCTTGAGATCAGAAAAGCAGGCTGTTCAAAAGGAAAAGCGTTTCGCAGATTGTTGAGGCATTTATCGCTGAAGCATCAACAGGCAGCAGTTTTAGGTGATTGGTACAATGATCTGCCGATGTTTCAAACAAATGGAATTAAAGCAGCAGTTGCAAATGCAATCCCTGAATTAATTAGTGCTGCAGATTTCATAACAACCAGGTCAAATAATGATGATGGAACTGCTGAGTTTTTTGAGATGGTTTTAAAATCGAAGAGAGATAAAAATGGATAA
- a CDS encoding HDIG domain-containing protein, with protein MDNPGNKKSGKGLFTKFLLGFVTIILIVIMFPKGESIEFEVSEGAIWLYDDLIAPFSFPIKKSDEVYSKEVNAAKRSVYPVFLDESTNKQKSIETLKNYNAYLIKAIDESIETKSTVVTNPTFLSTPSFLILQNLRIKERNLIRSGNQLKNFFNAAVDALSSIYVTGVLSIDTGTQLRDSIALRKGNFDTIEPISEYLFLDQVKKEIAERVERTEFTEEIKTALLEYTTHFLLPTIVFSSELTDEETTQAQNNVSRYSGIVNENERIIAKHDRITKDIKLKIESYKEAKGDLIGQGASILQSVGKFFHIGLILSLLVTYLYLFRKKIFYDNQKLLMFVIIILFVSFVTFLINQVKVQAPLQYMIFIPAASMLLTIMFDSRIGFYSTVIMTLITGALRGNDYTFMTMNLIAGGIAVYSVRDIKNRSQIFRSFLFILLGYILSIFAFGFERFATVDNMLIESAFAATNALISPVLTYGLLIFFERFFKITTDLTLLELSNFDRPLLKELARKAPGTFNHSMTMGTLAEAAAEKIGANPLLARIGAYYHDVGKTISPQNFVENQLNNQNVHENLTPEESVSMIVQHVNEGIELAKENKLPKEIIDFIPMHHGRMVMSYFYERAKKIYGEEKVKVDDFRYPGPKPNTKETAIVMLADGCESAVRSIENPDPTKVENVIDSIFKSRIDDRQLEDSPVNFRDIKIMKEEFLNILLGQHHRRIKYPKQEEAEKGIQTENK; from the coding sequence ATGGATAATCCCGGAAATAAAAAAAGTGGAAAAGGGTTGTTCACAAAATTCTTATTGGGTTTTGTAACAATAATTTTAATCGTAATTATGTTTCCCAAAGGTGAGTCTATCGAATTTGAAGTCTCCGAAGGTGCTATCTGGTTGTATGATGATCTGATTGCACCATTCAGCTTTCCGATAAAAAAAAGTGATGAAGTTTATAGCAAAGAAGTCAATGCTGCAAAAAGAAGTGTTTATCCGGTGTTCCTGGATGAAAGCACAAACAAACAAAAAAGTATAGAAACGTTAAAGAATTACAATGCTTATTTGATAAAAGCAATAGATGAAAGCATTGAAACCAAATCAACAGTTGTTACAAATCCAACGTTCCTCAGCACCCCTTCATTTTTAATTCTTCAAAATCTGAGAATAAAAGAAAGAAATCTGATCCGGTCAGGTAATCAATTGAAAAATTTTTTTAATGCTGCTGTTGACGCACTCTCTTCGATCTATGTAACAGGAGTACTTAGCATAGATACAGGCACTCAATTAAGAGACAGTATTGCTCTGAGAAAGGGAAACTTTGATACGATTGAACCTATCAGCGAATATTTATTTCTTGATCAGGTAAAGAAAGAAATCGCTGAGAGAGTTGAAAGAACAGAATTTACTGAAGAAATAAAAACCGCGTTGCTGGAATACACAACACACTTTCTGCTGCCGACCATCGTGTTCAGCAGCGAGCTGACCGATGAGGAAACAACCCAGGCTCAAAACAACGTTTCCCGGTATTCCGGAATTGTGAATGAAAATGAAAGAATAATAGCAAAGCATGATCGTATTACAAAAGACATTAAACTAAAAATTGAATCTTATAAAGAAGCCAAGGGTGATCTGATTGGTCAGGGTGCGTCGATACTCCAGTCAGTTGGAAAATTTTTTCATATTGGATTAATTCTATCGCTGCTAGTTACCTATTTATATCTGTTCAGGAAAAAAATATTTTATGATAATCAAAAGCTGCTGATGTTTGTCATAATAATTCTATTTGTTTCGTTCGTTACATTCCTTATCAACCAGGTAAAAGTTCAGGCACCACTTCAATATATGATTTTTATCCCCGCTGCGTCGATGCTGCTTACAATTATGTTTGATTCAAGAATCGGGTTTTATTCCACTGTAATTATGACTTTAATAACGGGTGCTTTAAGGGGAAATGATTATACTTTTATGACTATGAATCTGATAGCAGGCGGCATTGCAGTTTATTCGGTTCGTGATATTAAAAACCGATCACAAATATTCAGATCGTTTCTTTTCATTTTACTTGGATACATACTTTCAATCTTTGCATTCGGGTTTGAGAGGTTTGCTACTGTAGATAATATGCTTATTGAATCAGCGTTTGCTGCTACAAATGCTTTGATTAGTCCTGTTCTCACTTATGGTTTATTAATTTTCTTTGAAAGATTTTTCAAAATAACAACAGACCTTACATTGCTCGAGTTATCGAATTTTGACAGACCATTATTAAAAGAACTTGCCCGAAAGGCACCCGGAACTTTCAATCATTCTATGACGATGGGAACCCTGGCAGAAGCTGCTGCAGAAAAAATCGGGGCAAACCCATTACTTGCAAGAATTGGTGCGTACTATCACGATGTAGGAAAAACAATTTCACCTCAGAATTTTGTGGAGAACCAATTGAATAACCAGAACGTTCATGAAAATCTGACACCCGAAGAAAGTGTAAGTATGATAGTTCAACACGTTAATGAAGGAATTGAACTTGCAAAAGAGAATAAACTTCCAAAGGAGATAATTGATTTTATCCCGATGCACCACGGGCGGATGGTTATGAGTTATTTCTATGAACGCGCTAAAAAGATTTATGGTGAGGAAAAAGTAAAAGTTGATGACTTCCGATATCCAGGTCCGAAACCGAACACAAAAGAAACCGCTATTGTTATGCTTGCAGACGGATGTGAATCCGCTGTCAGGTCAATCGAGAATCCGGATCCAACAAAAGTCGAGAATGTTATTGATAGTATATTTAAATCGAGGATTGATGATAGGCAGCTTGAAGATTCTCCTGTCAATTTCAGAGATATAAAAATTATGAAAGAAGAATTCCTTAATATACTTCTCGGACAGCATCACCGGAGAATAAAATACCCGAAGCAGGAAGAAGCAGAAAAAGGAATTCAAACTGAAAACAAATAA